In a single window of the Pleurodeles waltl isolate 20211129_DDA chromosome 4_2, aPleWal1.hap1.20221129, whole genome shotgun sequence genome:
- the LOC138293588 gene encoding uncharacterized protein, with protein MDFSDYFKSNEDSEEDFSYNLNNFIQSSVKKAVSASMDKISKQIQCTMSSCLSQSQKAHSAGESRKRKAPEASQSQSNDSSALMVGESNSHGIEDKVPQRPPSSEGNKNLGQKCKSKSKNVPKTQKIVIEDIKDTDDDADSNVSSSDIEDDNYSNFWIGPLPKKSKLTSSSQSHAPLLDSDGNLMFDPGLIHHPNSTEWVPSNHVAKYILAKLRLPLDKQVRSRLRAECPRPSLPLHITDTPAIDPSLLTFFSNFGKDPRKGVDRAWALCQDKVLDLVGPLSRIFDLAESARTNDESIDPEELSLDSESFLLVG; from the coding sequence ATGGATTTCTCAGATTATTTCAAATCTAATGAAGATTCTGAAGAAGATTTCTCCTATAATTTAAATAACTTCATTCAATCCTCTGTtaaaaaagcagtttctgcttctatggaTAAAATTTCCAAACAAATTCAGTGCACTATGTCCTCATGTTTATCCCAATCACAaaaggcccattctgcgggggaaagcagaaagcgcaaagccccGGAGGCTTCTCAAAGTCAGTCTAACGACTCGTCTGCGCTTATGGTTGGTGAGTCAAACTCACACGGGATAGAGGACAAAGTCCCTCAAAGGCCTCCCAGTTCGGAGGGGAATAAaaatttgggtcaaaaatgtaaaagTAAGTCAAAAAATGTCCCCAAGACCCAAAAAATTGTGATTGAGGATATTAAAGATACCGACGACGATGCTGACTCTAATGTCTCCTCGTCAGACATTGAGGACGATAACTACTCTAATTTTTGGATCGGACCTCTCCCTAAAAAATCTAAATTAACTTCATCTAGCCAATCCCATGCCCCCCTCTTAGATTCTGACGGAAACCTCATGTTTGACCCTGGGCTAATCCACCATCCTAATTCTACAGAATGGGTTCCCTCCAATCatgtagcaaaatatattttagctAAATTGCGACTTCCTCTAGACAAACAAGTTCGTTCAAGACTACGagctgaatgtcccagaccttctctcCCGTTACACATTACTGATACCCCTGCCATAGACCCGTCCCTCCTAACATTCTTCTCCAACTTTGGCAAAGACCCACGCAAAGGGGTGGACAGAGCATGGGCTCTATGTCAAGATAAAGTACTGGATCTGGTCGGACCATTATCCCGCATTTTTGATTTAGCTGAATCAGCTAGAACCAATGATGAGTCTATTGACCCAGAAGAACTCTCTCTGGATTCAGAGAGCTTTTTGCTTGTTGGGTAA